A part of Paenibacillus sp. sptzw28 genomic DNA contains:
- the rplA gene encoding 50S ribosomal protein L1, with product MAKHGKKYQEAAKLIDSEATYDSLEAIELVKKAATAKFDESVEVAVRLGVDPKKQDQAVRGVVVLPHGTGKTKRVLVFAKGDKAKEAEAAGADYVGDADIINKIQQGWFEFDVCVATPDMMAEVGKLGRILGGKGLMPNPKAGTVTFDVSKAVQEIKAGKIEYRLDRAGQIHAPIGKVSFDSEKLNENLRTLIEALNRAKPAAAKGIYLRNIAVSSTMGPGARVNVAAYR from the coding sequence ATGGCTAAGCACGGCAAGAAATATCAAGAAGCTGCCAAGCTTATTGACAGCGAAGCGACGTATGATTCACTGGAAGCTATTGAGCTTGTAAAGAAAGCGGCGACTGCCAAGTTCGACGAATCCGTTGAAGTTGCCGTCCGTCTCGGCGTTGATCCGAAGAAACAAGACCAAGCGGTGCGCGGCGTTGTTGTTCTTCCGCACGGCACTGGCAAAACCAAGCGTGTTCTCGTTTTCGCGAAGGGCGACAAAGCCAAAGAAGCGGAAGCGGCAGGCGCGGATTATGTCGGCGATGCTGACATCATTAACAAAATCCAACAAGGCTGGTTCGAATTCGACGTTTGCGTCGCTACTCCGGATATGATGGCTGAAGTTGGTAAGCTCGGTCGTATACTCGGTGGTAAAGGTCTCATGCCGAACCCGAAAGCGGGCACCGTAACGTTTGACGTTTCGAAGGCAGTCCAAGAGATTAAAGCCGGTAAGATCGAGTACCGTCTTGACAGAGCAGGTCAAATCCATGCGCCAATCGGTAAAGTGTCGTTCGACTCAGAGAAGCTGAACGAGAACCTACGTACGCTTATCGAAGCACTCAACCGTGCTAAACCGGCTGCGGCTAAAGGCATTTACCTGCGAAACATTGCCGTTTCTTCGACAATGGGTCCTGGCGCACGTGTTAACGTTGCAGCTTACCGTTAA
- the rplL gene encoding 50S ribosomal protein L7/L12, whose amino-acid sequence MSKEQILEAIKGMNVLELNDLVKAIEEEFGVTAAAPVAMGGGAAAAEVEEQTEFDVILNNAGASKINVIKVVREITGLGLKEAKDLVDSAPKAVKEKVAKEEAEAVKAKLEEAGAAVEVK is encoded by the coding sequence ATGAGTAAAGAACAAATCTTGGAAGCCATTAAAGGCATGAACGTTCTTGAACTGAACGATCTCGTGAAAGCAATCGAAGAAGAATTCGGCGTAACCGCTGCTGCTCCTGTAGCAATGGGCGGCGGCGCTGCCGCAGCTGAAGTTGAAGAGCAAACTGAATTCGACGTTATCCTTAATAACGCTGGCGCATCGAAAATCAACGTTATTAAAGTCGTTCGTGAAATCACGGGTCTTGGCCTGAAAGAAGCGAAAGATCTTGTTGACAGCGCACCGAAGGCAGTCAAAGAGAAAGTGGCTAAAGAAGAAGCCGAAGCTGTCAAAGCTAAGCTTGAAGAAGCAGGCGCTGCAGTAGAAGTGAAGTAA
- the cysS gene encoding cysteine--tRNA ligase, whose protein sequence is MSLHIYNTMSRSKEEFKPLEPGKVKMYVCGPTVYDYIHIGNARPVIFFDVVRRYLESGGYEVNYIVNFTDVDDKLIRKAEQLGTTVPEVAEKFIDAFNSNIEGLGVHRATINPRVTDHIPEIIAFIEGLVDTEYAYESGGDVYFRTNKFKDYGKLSHQNMQELQLGIRIEVDERKENGQDFVLWKAAKPGEIFWDSPWGAGRPGWHIECSAMARKYLGDTLDIHGGGHDLQFPHHECEVAQSEAFTGKPLSRYWMHNGYIHINNEKMSKSLGNGITVNELLKRVKPAAIRYFMLSTHYRSPLNFNDETIAQAENSVERISNCYGNLQHRLAVAISADPEGTALLTNRVQEIEAQFHAKMDDDFNTPDAITALFELVSEANQYLQRPVVSSEGVQLLIDAVESMDRVLGLLPQPQETGLVDSEIDELIAQRTEARTNKNWARADEIRDMLAAQGIVLEDTPQGIRWRRK, encoded by the coding sequence ATGAGTTTGCACATTTATAATACAATGTCGCGTAGCAAAGAAGAATTTAAGCCGCTTGAACCGGGCAAAGTGAAGATGTATGTTTGCGGACCGACAGTCTACGATTATATCCATATCGGAAATGCGCGCCCCGTCATTTTTTTCGACGTAGTGCGCCGTTACCTGGAATCGGGTGGATATGAGGTGAATTACATCGTAAACTTTACGGATGTTGACGACAAGCTGATTCGCAAGGCGGAACAGCTTGGCACGACTGTGCCGGAAGTGGCCGAGAAATTCATTGACGCATTCAACAGCAATATTGAAGGGCTGGGCGTTCACCGGGCAACGATCAATCCGCGAGTGACCGATCATATCCCGGAGATCATTGCTTTTATCGAAGGCTTAGTGGATACCGAATATGCATATGAAAGCGGCGGGGACGTTTATTTTCGCACGAACAAGTTTAAGGACTATGGCAAACTGTCGCATCAAAATATGCAGGAGCTTCAGCTCGGAATTCGCATTGAGGTGGATGAGCGTAAAGAAAACGGTCAAGACTTCGTCCTATGGAAGGCGGCCAAGCCAGGGGAAATCTTCTGGGATAGCCCATGGGGAGCGGGACGTCCGGGATGGCATATCGAATGCTCGGCCATGGCCCGCAAATATCTCGGCGACACCCTCGATATTCACGGAGGCGGCCACGATTTGCAATTCCCACACCATGAATGTGAAGTGGCGCAATCGGAGGCGTTTACCGGTAAACCGCTGTCGCGCTACTGGATGCATAATGGATATATACACATAAACAATGAGAAGATGTCCAAATCGCTCGGAAACGGAATTACCGTGAACGAACTGCTGAAGCGGGTGAAACCGGCTGCCATTCGTTATTTCATGCTGTCCACCCATTACCGGAGTCCGTTGAATTTTAATGATGAAACGATCGCTCAGGCAGAGAATAGTGTAGAGCGGATTTCCAATTGCTACGGTAATCTGCAGCACCGTCTGGCGGTGGCGATAAGTGCCGATCCTGAAGGAACTGCGCTGCTCACCAACCGGGTTCAGGAGATAGAAGCTCAATTTCATGCGAAAATGGACGACGACTTCAATACGCCTGATGCAATTACGGCACTCTTTGAGCTGGTGAGCGAAGCCAACCAATATCTGCAGCGGCCTGTCGTTTCGTCAGAAGGCGTACAGCTGCTGATCGACGCTGTCGAGTCGATGGACCGAGTACTAGGGCTGCTCCCGCAGCCTCAGGAAACGGGTTTGGTTGATTCGGAGATCGATGAGCTCATCGCCCAGCGCACGGAAGCCCGCACGAACAAAAACTGGGCACGCGCCGATGAAATCCGCGACATGCTGGCCGCACAGGGCATTGTTCTGGAGGATACGCCTCAGGGCATTCGATGGCGGCGCAAATGA
- the secE gene encoding preprotein translocase subunit SecE, with the protein MTFLAKMKQSFGSTFSFFSDSFAELKKVRWPSRKELTSYTLVVVVTIIAVTIYFWVLDIGISALVELIV; encoded by the coding sequence GTGACATTTTTAGCTAAGATGAAGCAAAGCTTCGGGTCGACGTTTTCCTTTTTCTCCGACAGCTTCGCAGAACTGAAGAAAGTCCGTTGGCCAAGCCGTAAAGAGTTGACAAGCTATACTCTTGTTGTCGTAGTGACGATTATAGCTGTAACAATTTATTTCTGGGTACTTGACATCGGCATTTCCGCATTGGTCGAACTGATCGTTTAA
- a CDS encoding Mini-ribonuclease 3 yields the protein MAAQMMEQGIWFHPPTKPTNLINPVVLAYMGDAVFEMLVRQYLVGQENHKSHHLHRQATQFVSAKAQCALLEKWQPLLTEKEAEIVRRGRNAKSGTPPKNADPADYRQATALECLVGYLYYEKRLDRLYELMAVAFEGQNSE from the coding sequence ATGGCGGCGCAAATGATGGAACAGGGAATATGGTTTCATCCGCCGACCAAGCCAACGAATTTAATTAATCCGGTTGTACTCGCTTATATGGGTGATGCGGTTTTTGAGATGCTTGTCCGGCAATATCTGGTCGGGCAGGAGAATCATAAGTCCCATCATCTGCATCGTCAGGCAACGCAGTTCGTATCTGCCAAAGCACAGTGTGCATTGCTGGAGAAGTGGCAGCCGCTATTGACAGAGAAGGAAGCGGAGATCGTCCGCCGGGGCCGCAACGCCAAATCGGGAACGCCGCCGAAGAATGCGGACCCGGCCGATTATCGGCAGGCTACGGCCCTCGAATGCCTGGTGGGCTATTTATATTACGAAAAGCGGCTCGACAGGCTGTATGAACTAATGGCGGTAGCTTTTGAGGGGCAAAATTCTGAATAA
- the sigH gene encoding RNA polymerase sporulation sigma factor SigH: MSIDLKEWKTLNYDCRTDEDVVEAVREGDGEALEHLINKYKNFVRAKARSYFLIGADREDIVQEGMIGLYKSIRDFKGDKLASFKAFAELCITRQIITAIKTATRQKHIPLNSYVSLDKPIYDEDSDRTLLDVICGTRVSDPEELIINQEEFVGLEDKMSEILSDLERKVLMLYLDGRSYQEIAVDLDRHVKSIDNALQRVKRKLERYLEVRNISN, encoded by the coding sequence GTGAGCATCGACCTCAAAGAGTGGAAAACGCTGAACTATGACTGCAGAACGGACGAAGACGTTGTAGAAGCGGTTCGTGAAGGTGACGGCGAAGCGCTGGAGCATTTGATCAACAAGTACAAAAACTTTGTCCGTGCCAAAGCGCGTTCCTATTTTTTGATCGGGGCAGACCGTGAGGACATCGTTCAAGAAGGCATGATAGGGCTTTACAAATCGATTCGTGATTTCAAAGGCGACAAGCTTGCGTCTTTCAAGGCGTTTGCGGAGCTTTGTATAACACGGCAGATTATTACCGCCATCAAGACGGCGACCCGTCAAAAGCACATCCCCCTTAATTCGTATGTTTCTTTGGACAAGCCTATCTATGACGAGGATTCCGATCGGACATTGCTTGACGTCATATGCGGTACGAGAGTTTCGGATCCGGAAGAACTTATCATCAACCAGGAAGAATTCGTCGGTCTCGAGGATAAAATGTCCGAGATACTAAGTGATTTGGAACGAAAGGTCCTGATGCTTTATCTCGACGGACGCTCCTACCAGGAAATAGCGGTAGATTTGGATCGGCATGTTAAATCGATTGACAATGCTCTTCAGCGGGTGAAACGAAAGCTTGAGAGATATTTGGAAGTGCGAAATATAAGCAACTGA
- a CDS encoding class I SAM-dependent methyltransferase translates to MSDHYFTRTPDVKHNRQIHETTLRGFKLRFMTDAGVFSKSGIDFGSRILIESLELKVDARVLDVGCGYGPIGISAAKLALNGHVTMIDINERAVQLAQENAKLNNVSNITVVQSDLYDQVDGQKFDAIITNPPIRAGKAIVHRIFEEGVKLLEPGGSMWVVIQKKQGAPSAEAKLEEVYGQVAEVTKDKGYRIFHAVKHE, encoded by the coding sequence ATGTCGGATCACTACTTTACACGAACCCCTGACGTCAAGCATAACCGTCAAATTCATGAGACGACACTTCGTGGGTTTAAGCTGCGTTTTATGACGGATGCCGGTGTATTTTCAAAATCCGGCATCGATTTTGGCAGCCGCATTCTTATCGAATCGCTGGAATTAAAGGTGGATGCGCGTGTGCTGGATGTTGGCTGCGGTTATGGTCCCATTGGAATCTCGGCGGCTAAATTGGCCCTGAATGGTCACGTAACCATGATCGACATTAATGAGCGGGCCGTGCAATTGGCCCAAGAGAATGCAAAGCTTAATAATGTATCAAATATAACCGTTGTACAAAGTGATTTGTACGATCAAGTGGATGGTCAGAAGTTCGATGCCATTATTACTAACCCTCCGATAAGGGCGGGGAAAGCGATAGTTCATCGCATTTTTGAAGAAGGCGTGAAGCTGCTTGAACCAGGGGGCTCGATGTGGGTAGTCATTCAAAAAAAGCAAGGGGCACCATCCGCGGAAGCAAAGCTGGAAGAAGTGTACGGTCAGGTAGCAGAAGTAACAAAAGATAAAGGTTACCGCATTTTCCACGCTGTTAAGCATGAATAA
- the rplJ gene encoding 50S ribosomal protein L10, which translates to MANAKIIQSKQQAVDEITSKLRECSCTVVADYRGLNVKQVTELRKQLREAGIEFTVLKNSLVRRATAGAELTELDAALTGPTAIAFSKEDAVAPAKLLSDFAKKNDALKLKGGIVEGQVMNADQIKAIADLPSREGLLSMLLSVLQAPMRNFALAVKAVAEKQEA; encoded by the coding sequence TTGGCAAACGCAAAAATTATCCAAAGCAAACAACAAGCGGTTGATGAGATTACGTCGAAGCTTCGCGAATGCTCTTGCACTGTTGTAGCAGACTATCGCGGACTAAACGTGAAGCAAGTTACAGAACTTCGTAAACAACTTCGCGAAGCGGGTATCGAATTTACAGTGTTGAAAAATTCACTTGTACGTCGTGCCACTGCAGGTGCGGAGCTGACGGAATTGGATGCGGCTTTGACCGGTCCTACCGCAATCGCATTCAGCAAAGAGGATGCAGTAGCTCCTGCTAAACTATTGAGCGACTTCGCTAAGAAGAATGATGCGCTCAAGTTGAAAGGCGGCATCGTTGAAGGCCAAGTAATGAATGCGGATCAAATCAAAGCGATCGCGGATCTTCCGTCGCGCGAAGGCTTGCTCTCCATGCTCCTCAGCGTTCTTCAAGCTCCTATGCGCAACTTCGCACTTGCGGTTAAAGCCGTTGCGGAAAAGCAAGAAGCGTAA
- a CDS encoding NYN domain-containing protein: MQRRDDILLVDGYNMIGAWPMLSVLRDTGLEDARDKLLEMLADYQGFTGLSIIVVFDAHQVSGVGSKYNQNRVTVVYTREKETADACIERLTSELAMRSRHLYVATSDLVEQHVAFGKGALRLSARELLIDIEQNRKTIERTLKSTTNQRNELDNNISLDVRTKLERWRRGQS, from the coding sequence ATGCAACGGCGTGATGATATATTGCTTGTTGACGGTTACAATATGATTGGCGCTTGGCCGATGCTGTCAGTATTGAGAGATACCGGTTTGGAGGATGCGCGCGATAAACTGCTTGAAATGCTCGCTGATTATCAGGGCTTCACGGGTTTATCTATCATCGTTGTGTTCGATGCGCATCAGGTTTCGGGAGTCGGATCAAAGTACAATCAAAATCGTGTAACCGTCGTGTATACGAGGGAAAAGGAAACCGCTGATGCATGTATCGAGCGGCTCACATCGGAATTGGCGATGCGAAGCCGCCACTTATACGTCGCCACATCCGATCTGGTCGAGCAGCATGTGGCTTTCGGGAAGGGTGCGCTTCGTCTTTCGGCACGGGAACTTTTAATCGATATTGAGCAGAACCGTAAAACCATCGAACGGACTTTGAAGAGTACCACCAATCAAAGAAATGAACTTGATAATAATATCAGCTTGGATGTAAGGACAAAGCTTGAACGTTGGCGCAGGGGGCAGTCTTGA
- the nusG gene encoding transcription termination/antitermination protein NusG, which translates to MEKRWYVVHTYSGYENKVKANLEKRVESMGMEDKIFRVLVPMEEEVVNKDGKKKTVMRKVYPGYVLVEMVQTDDSWYVVRNTPGVTGFVGSTGSGSKPTALLPDEVEQILRHMGIDEPKPKIEFDLKETVRVKVGPFADFVGTVEEILLDKSKLKVHVNMFGRETPLELDYTQVEKI; encoded by the coding sequence ATGGAAAAAAGATGGTATGTTGTTCATACTTATTCAGGGTATGAGAACAAAGTAAAAGCAAACCTGGAGAAGCGTGTTGAATCGATGGGCATGGAGGACAAAATCTTCCGTGTGCTGGTTCCGATGGAAGAAGAAGTGGTAAACAAGGACGGCAAGAAGAAAACCGTCATGCGTAAAGTTTACCCCGGATACGTTCTTGTGGAAATGGTTCAAACCGACGACTCCTGGTATGTTGTGCGCAATACGCCTGGTGTGACTGGCTTTGTCGGGTCCACCGGTTCCGGTTCGAAGCCGACAGCGCTGCTGCCGGACGAAGTAGAACAAATTTTGCGTCATATGGGCATTGATGAGCCGAAGCCGAAGATCGAATTCGATTTGAAGGAAACGGTGCGCGTCAAAGTCGGTCCTTTTGCTGATTTTGTCGGTACGGTAGAAGAGATTCTGCTGGATAAGAGCAAGCTGAAGGTGCATGTGAACATGTTTGGCAGGGAAACCCCGCTCGAGCTCGATTATACTCAGGTGGAGAAGATATAA
- the rlmB gene encoding 23S rRNA (guanosine(2251)-2'-O)-methyltransferase RlmB, whose protein sequence is MNEQESQEIIAGKHPVMEALRSGREINKIWIAEQSQKNAAPIIAEAKKAGIIVQFADKRKLDQMAEGVPHQGVVAQAAAYRYFELDELIEKAREGGQTPFLLLLDEIEDPHNLGSILRTAECTGVHGVVIPKRRSASLTATVSKTSAGAVEYVPVARVTNLAQTIDKLKDEGIWIAGADVGARQDVYESGTNFDLPLAVVIGNESKGIGRLIREKCDFLVKLPMIGQLNSLNASVAAGVLMYEVVRQRRSR, encoded by the coding sequence ATGAATGAGCAGGAAAGCCAAGAAATAATTGCCGGCAAGCATCCTGTCATGGAAGCTTTGCGCTCAGGACGGGAAATTAATAAAATATGGATCGCAGAGCAATCGCAAAAAAACGCTGCGCCGATCATTGCTGAAGCTAAGAAAGCCGGCATCATTGTGCAATTTGCGGATAAGCGCAAGCTTGATCAAATGGCTGAAGGCGTGCCTCATCAAGGAGTGGTCGCTCAAGCAGCCGCTTATCGATATTTTGAATTGGACGAGCTGATCGAGAAAGCCCGGGAGGGCGGACAAACCCCATTCCTGCTGCTGCTTGACGAGATAGAAGATCCGCATAATCTAGGTTCGATTTTAAGAACGGCCGAATGTACTGGAGTGCATGGGGTCGTTATTCCGAAGCGCCGATCCGCTTCTTTGACGGCAACGGTATCCAAAACCTCCGCGGGAGCAGTGGAGTATGTCCCCGTCGCACGCGTCACCAACTTGGCGCAAACGATCGATAAACTCAAAGATGAAGGAATCTGGATTGCAGGTGCCGATGTTGGGGCGCGGCAGGACGTTTACGAATCCGGAACAAATTTCGATCTCCCGCTCGCGGTCGTCATCGGCAACGAGAGTAAAGGGATCGGTCGTCTTATCCGCGAGAAGTGCGATTTTCTCGTGAAATTGCCGATGATTGGACAGCTTAATTCGCTCAACGCATCTGTAGCGGCGGGCGTACTTATGTATGAAGTGGTGCGGCAGCGTCGGAGCCGCTAG
- the rplK gene encoding 50S ribosomal protein L11: MAKKVIKMVKLQVPAGKANPAPPIGPALGQAGVNIMAFCKEFNARTADQAGLIIPVEISVFEDRSFTFITKTPPAAVLLRVAAGIDKGSGEPNKKKVATVKRSKVREIAEQKMPDLNAASVEAAMLMVEGTARSMGVVIED, translated from the coding sequence ATGGCAAAAAAGGTCATCAAGATGGTGAAACTGCAAGTTCCTGCAGGCAAAGCGAATCCGGCTCCGCCTATCGGTCCGGCACTCGGTCAAGCAGGCGTAAATATCATGGCGTTCTGTAAAGAGTTTAACGCTCGTACAGCCGACCAAGCCGGTTTGATTATTCCGGTAGAAATTTCCGTATTTGAAGACCGTTCGTTCACGTTCATCACGAAGACTCCACCGGCAGCGGTTTTACTTCGCGTTGCAGCGGGGATCGACAAGGGATCAGGTGAACCGAACAAGAAGAAAGTCGCTACCGTGAAGCGTTCGAAAGTTCGTGAAATCGCGGAGCAAAAAATGCCTGACCTCAACGCGGCTTCGGTCGAAGCGGCTATGCTCATGGTTGAAGGTACAGCGCGCAGCATGGGCGTTGTAATCGAGGACTAA
- the rpmG gene encoding 50S ribosomal protein L33 produces MRVIITLACTNCKQRNYASSKNKRNHPDRIEMKKFCKFCNEHTPHRETR; encoded by the coding sequence ATGCGGGTAATTATTACGTTGGCTTGCACAAACTGCAAACAAAGAAACTATGCTTCCAGCAAGAACAAACGGAATCACCCCGACCGCATCGAGATGAAGAAGTTCTGCAAGTTTTGTAACGAGCATACTCCTCATCGCGAGACGAGATAG